The nucleotide window GATCCGCATCCTCTCCGGCTTCGACAACCGCCTCTCCTCCATCACCGCCGACCTGTTCCCCTCCGCcgacctctcctcctccgcggaGCCGCCCGAGATCTCCATCTCCTCCGCGGCCGCCTTCGACGCCGCCGAGCAGCTCATCCTGCTCTGGGACGCCACCCCCGAGGCCCTCGTCTTCGAGGCCCACGAGCAGGACATCGCGCAGTACCTCACCGCCGTCGACGTCGCCGTCGAGCACCTCGCGCGCGGCGGCGCGGGCGCCGGCCGCGCCGGCGTCGCCGTGCAGCTCGCCATGGCCCGCCTCGAGGAGGAGCTCCGCCACCACATGGTCCGCCACGCCGTGCCGCTGGACCCCACGGGCCTCTGCTTCTCGCTCCGCCGCCTCTCCCTCGGATCCTTCGACGACCTCGACTTCGACGCCGCCACGCCGCACAGCGTGGACGCCACGCCGGAGACCGCGCGCGGCGGGCCCCTGGTGAGCCCGTTCGACGACCACGCGTTCGACCCCGTGCGCCCCGAGGCCGTGGACGACCTGCGGGCCATCGCCGACCGGATGGCGCGTGCGGGGTACGCGCGCGAGCTAGCCGACGCCTACTGCAACATCCGGCGCGACCTGCTCGACGAATACCTCTCCGTGCTGGGCGTGGAGCGCCTCAGCATCGACGAGGTGCAGCGCGTGGAGTGGAAGCAGCTCAACGACAAGATGAAGAAGTGGGTGCAGGGGGTGAAGACGGTCGTGCGCGTGCTGCTTGCTGGTGAGCGTCGCCTCTGCGACCAGGTGCTCGCTGTGTCCGACGAGCTCAGGGAGGAGTGCTTCGTCGAGTCCACCAAAGGATGCATCATGCAGATTCTGAATTTCGGGGACGCCGTGGCTGTGTGCCCCCGCTCGCCCGAGAAGCTCTCACGGATTCTTGATATGTATGAGGCACTTGCTGAGGTAATCCCTGAAATGAAGGATTTGTGCCTCGGAAGTTCCGGTGACGGTGTAATCAGTGATGTTCAAGcaattcttgataggcttggggAGGCCGTGAGGGGTACCCTTTTTGAGTTTGGGAAAGTTCTGCAGCAGGAGTCGTCGCGGAGGGCAATGACGGCTGGTGAGATCCACCCAATGACGCGGTATGTCATGAACTATTTGAGGTTGTTGGTCGTTTATAGTGAGACACTTGATGGCCTCTtggatgatgatggcgatgagaGCAATGCTTTGGAAAGACCTGAGGATAAGGATCAGGATACGGAACACTTAGAGGGTATGACCCCTCTTGGAAGGCGTCTTTTGAAGCTGATGTGTTATCTGGAGGCCAATTTGGAGGACAAGTCTAAGCTTTATGAAGATGCTGCCCTAGAGTGCATATTTTCCATGAACAATTTGCTCTACATTGTTCAGAAGGTGAAGGATTCCGAGCTTGGGAAGATTTTAGGCGATCACTGGGTAAGAAGGCGCAGCGGGAAGATTCGGCAGTACTCAAAGAGCTACCTAAGGATTTCTTGGATGAAGACTTTGTCTTATCTGAGGGACGATGTACATGGGAGTGGGGGTGGGAGCGGCAGTGGTAGTGGCAGTGGACATTCAGGTTCTAGGATGTCCATCAAGGAGAAGTTCAAGAACTTCAACTTGTCCTTTGAGGAAATTTACAGGAACCAGACACTCTGGAAGGTTCCAGATCCTCAGCTCCGAGAAGAGCTGAAGATATCTATATCTGAGAATGTGATTCCGGCATATCGTGCTTTTTTGGGAAGATATGGTAGTCAAGTGGATGGGGGAAGAAACTCGGGAAAGTATATAAAGTACACCCCAGAGGACCTGGAGGGTCAATTGTCTGATTTATTTGAGGGCTCACCAGGGTCTGCCAACCACTCTAGGCGAAGAACATAGTTCATAGTTGACAGGATCTGGCTTCAGGTATGTCTTGTTAAAGTGGTCTTACATTTGTTGAATTTCCATACACACGGTATCTGTTAAATGGGTATTTGTTCATTTAGCAGCCTTTACAATACTGTGATACAAACCAGAGTCTTCTGTATGTCTACTTTTGTATGGTGTGCACTAAGAAATATTGTACATGGATTGATTCTAAGTGTATGGTCTTCTTTCTGAATATTCCGTGTTAGCTGCAATTGACCATTGGTACTACATAAGACATTGAAAATCACCTGATCTTGTTCGATTGGGTTGGCCAGGGGGGTTCATTATTAGCTCAACCGTGCCCGTGCAGGCATAACCAATTACAATTGTTGGGTGGATATGATATTCAGTTGAATGAGAACGAACTTCATGGTCAAATTAGTTTGTTATCAGAAGTGGTGGCTTCTTAGTGATCAATTTTATTGACAAACATTAGATTTAGAAATGTGCTTTAAGAATGGCTGGTTCATTTAgaaaactactccctctgtaaagtaGCTGACATGTGATAAGTGTGAAAAGGCGGTATATTTGCCTATAACATGTTCTAGCATCATCTTATGAATAAGCATACATTGTTAGCAGTAATGAAATGGAAACGTTTCATTGTGAGCTATTGCTATTATGTGCCTATAAGCCTGCAGGATGACTTCAATTCTCTGACCTGGCTAGGCAAAATGACTGGGTTTCGCTAGATCGCCCATAAGGAAAAAGAGGCAGTAGGAATTTATGCGCTCCATTAGTAGAACTATTATCCAACTAGTAGAACTGTTAAGCATTTACTATTACATGACCAGAAGGGTTTGTTGAACCTGCAAATCTGGAAAATCGGTATTGGAGAACCAATTAGTAGAAGAAATTAGGGTGAATGATCGTGTGCGTCTCTCAGACCCACACCTCTTATTTACAGTGCTAAGATTACATACTTGATTAGGCTTGGACTCAAACTAGATTAGGAATTCAGACACCCCCTTTCAAGATGGGCCGAAGATATCGATTTGTCCCATCTTGTTATACTATAGTAGCACCCTTCGGGTTGTGTACTGGAACCAGATGTATTTAAAGAGTACCGTTATTGGCAAAGGACTTACAGTTCGAAAAGAGAAGATCGAGTGTACAAGGAAATTGGGCAAGTGGTGTGGTGACAAGGTAATCAACCTCAGGGTACTAACATCTTCGTGGAAAATATCTTGTGATATGGAGTTGTACCGACCAATTGTAGCTCGGTCTACTACACATGCGGAACATAGAGCAATTGAATTGAGGCTGTCTGAAAAATGGTCGCTCTACTGTCAGCTTTCAGTGCTGGGGAATGACTCCTTGGCAATGCATTGTGATTGCAAGCCTATAGGTTTTTCATCTAGGAGAAACTGACCAGTAGGGTGCTAAATTGGAATATGTCTCCCCTAAAATTGTTTTTTGGAATATGTCTTGAGTAGGTGAGCAGTTGCCTGACTATTAAACCAAAAGGGTAGGTTCCTTAGAGAACACTTGAGTTGTGACACTATATGTCTAAGATCGGCCGGTGATGTCGGCCTACTGCATCCTCTAGAATTTCTTCTGCAGTCACGCTGCTCCGGAAAATTAAACCGACCACTGTTTGGGTTATGCAACTGAACTTGCTTGCTAATCAAAAGCCAGGGTGGACTTGGTGCTGGAAGGGAAATCATTATAGGTTCAAATTAGGTTAGCGTGTCTGTATTCCTTGGATTGTTCCGAGTTCAGGGCTATGGGCGCACTTTCTTACCTTTGCATCGTACGTTGGTTTGGTACAGCAAGAAGACGTTTTTAGGGAAATTGGAACTTTCAAATTAGTTTTGGTTGGGGTGCGCCTGCCTAGGCTGTAGTGCAACGCCCAGGCGACACCCAAGGGCCCCAATGGCAAGCCACTGTGGTGGATCCTCCCCCACAAAAAATAAATttaatatcattgtgggcacatGGCCCACATATCAGATATTAAACTGATAAGAACAGATACTACACTTGATCTTAGCCAAAAGGCCGAGAAAGGTATGAGTTGTAGtgtccctctccccctcctcttATAGCTTTGTCCACCGTCTCTCCGCTCTCGACcagcgaggtggtactaaaccAAAGAACGAACGGAGAAAGTCCATGCTGCACTCGGGCAAACGGCCCTATGCGCCCCTCGTTCGTTTGGGCTTCATCTGGCCCGGTAAGAACACCACGGCAGCAATGCTTCTACGGCCCAGTATTAAACATCCCGTGGCAGATTGCCGTTGGGCCAGGCCATTTAGTGAATAAAGAACGTGCACTGGACGCCAGTTTTGGCGACCTTTTTCCTGTCCGGTTTTGGCAACCTTCCAGAAGGTTCCTGAACCCTTTTTTACTGGTTTTATTTTAGTTTTTAAATTAATTTCTTCCTTTTTTACCTTTACTCTTtttcctctttcttttttcttttattttcattttctctTTACTTTGACGAATTTATGTTTCTTTTTTCTAAAAAATGTGTTTGGAATTTCTAAATTTCTTAcaattttcaaattttgttcagaaattcaaaaaatgtttgtcgTATTCGAAAAATGTTTCCTTTTAAAAAACTGTTCACAATTTTAAAAAAATCGCAATTTCATAATTTGTTAGAAAATTTAAAAATTGATCCCgattttcaaaaattgttcataaATTCAAAAAGAGTTTGagaattcaaaaaaaaatgaTCTACTTTCCAAAATTTGCTCaacaattcaaaaaatgttcagcAATTAAAGAAATGTTCGGGATGCAACAATTTGTTCAGAATTTCCAAAAAAAATTGTTTTTTAAAAATTGTTtacaaatttaaaaaatgttcgggaatttgaaaaaatgttcacggTTTCAAAAATTGTGTCGTGTTCCAACACTGCATGCACGCACTCGACTAATTCACGGGGCACCTCAAGAACGAGCAGAACCCATAGCCGCCATGCTCCCGTGGTACGTCGGCGGCACCCTGGCGGCACCGGAGGGATCTGTGTGCTCCTCTAAGGCAGGCCCATGGCTATCACCGGGCCTAGATATGGCGGCGAGGGCATGGCAACGAGAAGACAAGAAAAATCACCATCATCATGTTTGAAGTAGGGGTTTCATTAAACTTATGAAGACCATAGGTGCCATAACTCAGTGATGACATAATCCTTGCAAACATTATATTTAGAAAATCTACAACTAAAAAAAGATTCATAAAATCTACTTTGAGAATGGCTTCTTATTTAGAGAACTACTTGACGTGTGATAAATGTGAAGAGGCAGTATATTTGTTCAGGTCATCTTTTAGCAAATCTCTATCCTAAAAGTCCAAAACCTTCCTCCTATCTCATTTCCCTAAAGCAGATCCCCTATTCCAATTTTTTTTTGCCATTTTTCAAAACATTTGCTAGAACAATTGAAACAAATTCACCATATTTAAAAACAAACATATACAATTCAAATGGACCACATCGTAATTCAACTACAAGcataaaaaaagttcatcgaatccATCAAAGAGAACCACATGAACATGTCTCCCTCGCACGGATCAAACCGTCTTGTCTTTCCCGCATGGTTCTTGGCGGATACCCTCCCGGATCCGTCCTGGTGGGCTGCTCCGGATCTGCAGCCTGTAGCGCGCCGGCTTACGAGACACGCAAGGATGCATGTTGCGCGTCTTCGCGGGGCTGTCCAGCCGTGGTGACTTCTTCGAGGCGCGTGTGGtggttgtaacaccctcgatgcgactatatctcccacgtgtcgaggcatgacttagaggcataattgcattgaaagcatatgtcgcaagttagacaatcttcacaacatcccatgtaatatgagaataaaaggggagataatatagttggcttacactcgccacgtcaatcaagtacataaataacattacatcaaccaaacactcatggcctgactacggcgccaaaataaaaaataacccaacatgcggcacggtcccaatcacccccaactgggcaccactacttatcattaggaaaagaaacatagtaatgttgagagtcttcgtcgaactcccacttgagctcaagcgcgtcacctgaaGCGGTATCATCGGGctctgcatctggtgtaatagtaatctgtgagccacagggactcagcaatctcgcaccctcgcgatcaagactattNNNNNNNNNNNNNNNNNNNNNNNNNNNNNNNNNNNNNNNNNNNNNNNNNNNNNNNNNNNNNNNNNNNNNNNNNNNNNNNNNNNNNNNNNNNNNNNNNNNNNNNNNNNNNNNNNNNNNNNNNNNNNNNNNNNNNNNGNNNNNNNNNNNNNNNNNNNNNNNNNNNNNNNNNNNNNNNNNNNNNNNNNNNNNNNNNNNNNNNNNNNNNNNNNNNNNNNNNNNNNNNNNNNNNNNNNNNNNNNNNNNNNNNNNNNNNNNNNNNNNNNNNNNNNNNNNNNNNNNNNNNNNNNNNNNNNNNNNNNNNNNNNNNNNNNNNNNNNNNNNNNNNNNNNNNNNNNNNNNNNNNNNNNNNNNNNNNNNNNNNNNNNNNNNNNNNNNNNNNNNNNNNNNNNNNNNNNNNNNNNNNNNNNNNNNNNNNNNNNNNNNNNNNNNNNNNNNNNNNNNNNNNNNNNNNNNNNNNNNNNNNNNNNNNNNNNNNNNNNNNNNNNNNNNNNNNNNNNNNNNNNNNNNNNNNNNNNNNNNNNNNNNNNNNNNNNNNNNNNNNNNNNNNNNNNNNNNNNNNNNNNNNNNNNNNNNNNNNNNNNNNNNNNNNNNNNNNNNNNNNNNNNNNNNNNNNNNNNNNNNNNNNNNNNNNNNNNNNNNNNNNNNNNNNNNNNNNNNNNNNNNNNNNNNNNNNNNNNNNNNNNNNNNNNNNNNNNNNNNNNNNNNNNNNNNNNNNNNNNNNNNNNNNNNNNNNNNNNNNNNNNNNNNNNNNNNNNNNNNNNNNNNNNNNNNNNNNNNNNNNNNNNNNNNNNNNNNNNNNNNNNNNNNNNNNNNNNNNNNNNNNNNNNNNNNNNNNNNNNNNNNNNNNNNNNNNNNNNNNNNNNNNNNNNNNNNNNNNNNNNNNNNNNNNNNNNNNNNNNNNNNNNNNNNNNNNNNNNNNNNNNNNNNNNNNNNNNNNNNNNNNNNNNNNNNNNNNNNNNNNNNNNNNNNNNNNNNNNNNNNNNNNNNNNNNNNNNNNNNNNNNNNNNNNNNNNNNNNNNNNNNNNNNNNNNNNNNNNNNNNNNNNNNNNNNNNNNNNNNNNNNNNNNNNNNNNNNNNNNNNNNNNNNNNNNNNNNNNNNNNNNNNNNNNNNNNNNNNNNNNNNNNNNNNNNNNNNNgctagaattgtattaaccggaaacatgatacatgtgtgaatacatagacaaacagagtgtcactagtatgcctctacttgactagctcgttgatcaaagatggttatgtttcctagccatagacaaagagttgtcatttgattaacgggatcacatcattaggagaatgatgtgattgacttgacccattccgttagcttagcacttgatcacgtttagtttgttgctattgctttcttcatgacttatacatgttcctatgactatgagattatgcaactcccgtttaccggaggaacactttgtgtgctaccaaacatcacaacgtaactgggtgattataaaggtgctctacaggtgtctccgaaggtacttgttgggttggcgtattttgagattaggatttgtcactccgattgtcggagaggtatctctgggcccactcggtaatgcacatcacattaagccttgcaagcattgcaactaatgagttagttgcgggatgatgtattacggaacgagtaaagagacttgccggtaatgagattgaactaggtattgagataccgacgatcgaatctcgggcaagtaacataccgatgacaaagggaacaacgtatgttgttatgcggtctgaccgataaagatcttcgtagaatatgtaggagccaatatgagcatccaggttccgctattggttattgaccggagacgtgtctcggtcatgtctacatagttctcgaacccgtagggtccgcacgcttaagttgatgatggttatattatgagtttatgttttgatgtaccgaaggagttcggagtcccagatgagatcggggacatgacgaggagtctcgaaatggtcgagacgtaaagatcgatatattggacgactatattcggacatcggaaaggttccgagtggttcgggtatttttcggagtaccggggagttacgggaatacgggggaagaagtatatgggccttattgggctttaggggagaggagagaggcaggccgcgcgccccccaatgactagtccgaattggactagggggaggggcggcgccccctccttccttctcttccctcttccccttccttgtctcctactcctactacttggaaggggaggaatcctactcccggtgggagtaggactcctccagggcgcgccataggggccggccctctccccctcctccactcctttatatacgtggccagggggcaccccatagacacaacaattgatctcttggatcttttagccgtgtgcggtgcccctctccaccatagtccacctcgataatatcgtagcggtgcttaggcgaagccctgcgaacggtagaacatcaacatcgtcaccacgccgtcgtgctgacggaactctccctcaaagctcggctggatcggagttcgagggacgtcatcgagttgaacgtgtgcagaactcggaggtgccgtgcgttcggtacttgatcggtcggatcgtgaagacgtacgactacatcaaccgcgttgtgctaacgcttccgctttcggtctacgagggtacgtggacaacactctcccctctcgttgctatgcatcaccatgatcttgcgtgtgcgtaggaatttttttgaaattactacgttccccaacagcccaCTACTTAGCTGCTTTGGGTTACTCTGAACCCGGATtgctgctgctgacctccttggCCAGATTGCTGATTATAACCACCCTGATTACCTTGGGCCCTGGCCATGAAAACCAGCCACCGCCTGAAtgccgcccgggccatgaaagccccACCGCCTGTGCGCTGCCAGGTCCATGATTACCGTCGAACATgttagaattcttgaaagccttcatgatcgtacagtctttccatagatgggtggccggcttctcccgggtgccgtgtcttggacagGGTTCATTTAGCAACtgctcgagggtgggacctgacccgcctgaccgaggaggtggcctccccttaCGCCGTTGATTGTTGCCTTGCGCATTCGCCACAAACTCCGAGCTGccgtcagccttacgtttattattacctccttgatttgtcGGGTTATGCTGAAGACCCTTagcgttgccgttcttctttcccttccctgtcttctctTCATCAGACGCAGGATCTTTGGTACTATATGAATCGGCATATTTGACTAGAGCCGCCAtcagctggcccatgtcattacaatcgcGCTTTGAGCCGCCCTAGCTTCTatttcagaggttcaaaacggcaatttttctccaacattaagaccgcagagctcggcatccatcttatcagatgaatgtattatttcctttacccagcgcacccaatgggtcatggactcaccttcctcttgcttgcaattagtcaagtccacaatcgacatgggctgcttgcatgtatctttaaagttctgaataaaccgggcctttaactcggCCCAGGAACCAATGGAATTAGTGGCAGTCCCTTTAACCAAGTGCGGGTCGTTCCATCCAGCATCATAGTGAAGTATTTAGCCATTGCTGCGTCACTGACCTCCAGcaattccatggccatctcataactttcaatccatgccccggGGCTTAAGTcggctgtgtaattaggcaccttccgaggccccttgaaatcctttggcaaacgctcattacgtagagccgcaccaagcaagggacacctcctgtcCTTGTGGCCACACCTGCTTCAACAGAGGTCGTCGGATAAACCAGAAAAGCttggtgagccgcctgctcagctgcctgttgaaccgcccgctcagcctcttggCGGATCCTATCCTGGTCAACCAAGTTAAGAGCTCCATCACGTGCGGGTCATGCCTGCGTGGGCTGTTACGGCGCTGGGCGTTGCTTGACACGGCTGCTgaatccatatgcctgctatagctcgggctccggcttgggcgaggggttgaatgaatctgtctcgactataagagtatgcctcctgctgtgccagagccgtctgaagaagttctctgacccttCGCTTTTCAGCCgtcggagagtcgccttccatgggagagccgccaaacgtgcCGATGCAGCGATcagattctccaaagggttagaaaaaTGACCCGGTGGTGTGGTGTATAATGAGGCGGAGCAGTATTCACACGAGGGGGTTCCATAGCCGTGGCTGAACGGCGCCCCAGCCCCGGGTGTTGTAATCCGGTTTGCCTCGGCGGGTTACTGGGACCGGCCCGGGTGTGTGGAAGAGGTTCCTAGGATCGTaagtcagaggcagacgtgattgagtcttctggtgccttctcctcatgacctcgtttgatgcgttCAGATCCATCGTGAGCCGAAAAGCCTCTGATTGAAGCTGCTGAGCCCGAGCGAAAGCCGCCCACTCTGTAGCCATCCTGACGTCCTCCGCCGCCAAGTGTTCCTTGGCctgttgatgacccacaagtataggggatctatcgtagtcctttcgataagtaagagtgtcgaacccaacgaggagcagaaggaaatgataagcggttttcagcaaggtattctctgcaagcactgaatataggtaacagatagttttgtgataagataatttgtaacgagcaacaagtaacaaaagtaaataaagtgcagcaaggtggcccaatcctttttgtagcaaaggacaagcctggacaaaaaaaagcgctcccgaggacacatgggaatatcgtcaagctagttttcatcacgttcatatgattcgcgttcggtactttgataatttggtatgtgggtggaccggtgcttgggt belongs to Triticum urartu cultivar G1812 chromosome 7, Tu2.1, whole genome shotgun sequence and includes:
- the LOC125519862 gene encoding exocyst complex component EXO70B1-like, which gives rise to MSAAPPPPPESAATGGGGGGSDSDKVLAAAQHIVKSLATSKNAADDMIRILSGFDNRLSSITADLFPSADLSSSAEPPEISISSAAAFDAAEQLILLWDATPEALVFEAHEQDIAQYLTAVDVAVEHLARGGAGAGRAGVAVQLAMARLEEELRHHMVRHAVPLDPTGLCFSLRRLSLGSFDDLDFDAATPHSVDATPETARGGPLVSPFDDHAFDPVRPEAVDDLRAIADRMARAGYARELADAYCNIRRDLLDEYLSVLGVERLSIDEVQRVEWKQLNDKMKKWVQGVKTVVRVLLAGERRLCDQVLAVSDELREECFVESTKGCIMQILNFGDAVAVCPRSPEKLSRILDMYEALAEVIPEMKDLCLGSSGDGVISDVQAILDRLGEAVRGTLFEFGKVLQQESSRRAMTAGEIHPMTRYVMNYLRLLVVYSETLDGLLDDDGDESNALERPEDKDQDTEHLEGMTPLGRRLLKLMCYLEANLEDKSKLYEDAALECIFSMNNLLYIVQKVKDSELGKILGDHWVRRRSGKIRQYSKSYLRISWMKTLSYLRDDVHGSGGGSGSGSGSGHSGSRMSIKEKFKNFNLSFEEIYRNQTLWKVPDPQLREELKISISENVIPAYRAFLGRYGSQVDGGRNSGKYIKYTPEDLEGQLSDLFEGSPGSANHSRRRT